Below is a genomic region from Spirosoma radiotolerans.
AATTTTGCGGTCTGTTCGGATGCCCGTTCGCGTACAGCGGTATCTATGGCATCGGTTCGGGTATAGGTAAAGCTGTTCATACCGTTTTCTGGTTCAAGACGTCCTCAATGGCGTCGACGATGTTGGTATAGGCTCCACACCGGCAAATATTGCCGCTCATCAGTTCACGGATATCGGCCGTTGTTCTGGCTTTCCCCTCATTCATAAGCCCAACCGCCGAGCAGATTTGCCCTGGCGTGCAATAGCCGCACTGAAAGGCGTCCCGTTCGATGAAGGCCTGCTGAAGCGGGTGAAGTTGCCCCGCCGAGCTGCCATCCTGCGGAGCCAGTCCTTCAATGGTGGTAATTTCAGTGTCTTCCTGCATAATGGCTAGTGTGAGACAGGAGTTGATGCGTTTTCCATTCACCAATATTGTGCAGGCGCCACATTGACCGTGGTCACAGCCTTTTTTGGTACCAGTCAGATCCATGTACTCCCGAAGGGCATCGAGCAGCGTTGTCCAGGGAGCAATCTGTAATTCCGTTACTTTTCCGTTGACCCTTAATTTCACGGAATGGATGGGGGGCAGAGACGGTGTTCGCTGGTCAGGCGGGTACAATTCTACAGCAGGGTTCATAATGCATCGAGTAAGTTATGTTTACTTAATTCAGAACCCTATGTAGCAGTGGTTGTTTAAAATTCATCTCACCGGGAAGTGACAACAAATTGATCCGTAGTATGGATTTACCGGGTGTATGGCTAACAACTCATCTGTATTTTGGTTAGAACAGCTACTTACTCGATGCAACAAATCAATCACTGACGCCTGGTGGTTGGACGTAAGACAACTCAACGGATATGAAATCGAAGAGCCTAAAAACTTTCTTTTCGGACCTATGGATTGTGATCCGGGATGCCTTTAATGGTTTCCTGGACGACCGGTGTTTAAAGCTAAGTGCCGCTCTTGCTTATTACACGGTTTTCGCACTGGCTCCCCTACTGGTGCTCATCATCTCGGTGGTCAGTATTTTTCTGGGGCAGGAAGCGATTCAGGGACAAATATTTTCCCAGATAAATGGGCTGGTGGGAAATGAAGCCGCCAAGCAAATTCAGGACATGATCAAAAACGTTGGTTTATCCGGTAAAACCAACACAGCGCTGGCCATCGGAATTATTACGCTGGTTGTTGGCGCAACCAGCATTTTCGTTGAAATTCAGGACTCGGTGAATATGATCTGGCGGGTAAAAGCTAAACCAAAGCGAGGCTGGCTGAAGATTCTGAAAGATCGATTGCTCTCTTCCTCTCTGGTTGTCAGCTTGGGTTTTCTACTGTTGGTGTCCCTGATTATCAACGGGCTTGTTCTGGCTATGAGTAATATTATTACCCGGTATATACCCAGCATTGGCTACCTTCTGATCACGGCACTCAATTTTCTGATAAGCACGTCGGTGGTAACCGCCCTCTTCGGTATTATTTTTAAAGTGCTCCCCGATGCTAAGATTGCCTGGAAAGACGTACGCTGGGGTGCCTTGTTTACGGCTTTGCTTTTTATGCTGGGGCGTTACCTGATTGGGTTGTACATCGAAACAACCAGCACCAGTTCGGCTTACGGAGCCGCTGGTTCACTGATCGTTATTCTGACGTGGATCTATTACACAGCCGCAATCTTGTATTTCGGGGCTGAATTCACACAGGCCTACGCCAATCACTTTGGTATCAAAATCGAACCGGCGGACTATGCCGTTTATGTCGAACAGACGGAACGCGAACGCGACGTGGCCGCTCTGCCGACTAAAAAATAAGGTAGACAGGCCGGACTGAAACCGCATTGATTACGCTCTCTTCGGGTCGAGCACAACGTGTTTGATGCGCTTTCGTTTCCAGGTGTAAGTGACGTGAATAAGGCCATCCGCTGTTTGAATAACCGCTGGATACGAGAATTCACCGGGTTCGTTTTCGAGAACCGCCAGCGTTTTCCAGGTTTTTCCATCATCGGAAATTGCTACGTCGAGGGGTGTGCGGGCTCCGCCATGTCCTTCCTTATTCCCGACCGGGTTGTAAACCAACACCTGACGACCGTCTTTCAGGGTCACCGCGTCCGTTCCCGAGTTCGGATTCAGCAGGGTTGTTTTCTGCAATGGCGACCAGCTCTTGCCCCCATCTTTTGACCATGTTTCGAGAATAAACCCAACTTTCTGACTACGGCAGAGGGCCTGTAACTGTCCATTCGGATGAAACAAAATACTTGGTTGAATTGCTCCGTCAGTGACGCCCTCATTGATGGGTGCTGTTTTCTGCCACGTTTTCCCCCAGTCGCTGGTTTGCTCGAAATGCACGCGCCAGTTGTGATCTTCCGAACTGCTGGGGCATAACAAAACTCCGGACGCCAGCAAAACAGGTTTATTTTTGATAGGTCCTACAATGCCTTCAGGAAGTCGCTCCGCTTCCGACCAGGTCCTGCCGCCATCTTTGGATCGTTTTAACAGTCCCCACCAGGTCGATGGGCTGGGCCCGACTTTATAGAACAGAATCAATTCACCTTTAGGTGCCTGAAACAGAACTGGATTCCAGCACGGCAACCGCTTTCCATCCGGTTGCGCACCGGTGGCTACTTCTACTGGTGTCGACCAGGCCGTGCCGGTCCGGCTACTCACCCAAATGCCTACATTGGGATGACGCTCATACTCGCCCCCAAACCAGGCAGCAACTAGTGCATTCGGCGTTTCGGCAATGGTCGACGCATGACATTCTGGCGTGGGCGGTTGTTCGTAGATCAACTCACTTCGGAGAATAGCCGGGTTAGCTGGCTGAGCGAACAGGTCCAGGCTGAACAAACAGAGAATAACAAGCGAAAGCGAGCGGGTTATTATTTTCACGTATGTAATTTGTTCTTAATCAATTGCCCAATAAATAGCAATGTTTTTGTACTGGGAATAATTATGTGCGCTTCTCTCATACCATACGCCTGGTCGAAGGGTTCTTTTACCCTGAGTGACGCCACGTTGTATTTGATGAACTCCCAAAGCAAGTCGATATCGTCTACTTCCAGGTAAAATGACTGTTCACCAATCTCGGCTCCAGCCCGTTGGACATGGACGGTGAGGTTATTTTTGTGGAGGATGCTATATGTTTCGTCATGCCTTGCCCGACGAAATGCCAGCACATCCTCAAAAAAGTGCGCGGTTTCCTTCAGATCAAAAGAAGGAATCATTGGACTAAGATGCAAGGCGTTGTCCATGTAAAAGTAGCTAGTTTGCTTTTTAATAATACTAGTCCTGATGGAACACACGGGTTAAGGAAACGGCGACTGGGGAGTTGTCGGGATTTGTTTCCATCAAATCGGCCATATAGGCCCACCAGCGCTGCATAACGGGCAATCCTGGTAACGCTTCGGTGGTATGGTTTGGCAGGCGCTTCTGTACAGCAAACAAGGTTCCTGTTGCATGATCGAGGTAAATCGAATAATCCCGGATACCTGCCTCCTTGAGAGCAGCCGTTAATTCCGGCCAGATCGCATCGTGCCTACGCTGGTATTCAGCCGCCACGCCCGGTTTCAATTTCATTGTAAACGCTATTTCTTCCATTGGCTTGTCGTTTAGGGTTTACAGTTTGAGGTTTACGGCGGTCCGTCGCACGGTTGGCTGACGCCTGTATAGCTTCGCGCTAGCCACCGTGCGACGGGCCGCCACAAACCGTGAACCGGACAAGGCGAGTAACCAGCGGGTTCACTCTCATGTGCGGTAGGGTCAATAAAAAGGCCTTTCAGGCAATCACCGACGTGGTGTACTTCTTTAGGTCAACGCAATCGCTTGGGAGCGGCTGAGCATTCCAATAAGAATGAATGGCCAGGGCGGCTCCTAATGCCGACGCCTGAGCCACCGAGGCAGCATACACGTCGATGTCGGGAAAGGCTTTAGCCAGCAGGTTCATGTAAATAGGGTTTTTTCCAAAGCCACCATCTACAAAAAGCCGTTTGACGTTTACCCGGTTGTTCGATGTGTCGGCAAGAACAAGGTTCGTTGAAATCAATTGCTGGGCAACAATATCCAGCATCAACTGATGATAAGCCTCCTCGTACGTTGCGAAATCCGCCAGGTCACGTTGCCCAAACAAAGATCCCTGCATGGAAAGCAGTTGTTTTCCTTTGGCATCTTCTTCTGTGGTTACCTGACTGACATGCTGACGCAGTTGTTCGACCAAGTCAGGGTCGTATGCTACCCGAACATAGGCATCGATCGGTACCTGAAAATGATCGGCCAGGCGTTTTACCTGATGCTCGTGCTCATAACCCGCAAACAAACGGGCCGATTTGACCGGCTGCCCTTTATAATGCATGTAGTTGAGACAGTCATACTGCAACTCCTCCGGAGTTAGCGGACTGCTGTTGAATGGGTTCATGCTCACGCACCAGGTCCCGGTTGAGATCAGCACAAACGGCTCCTGAAACGATGCCAGATAGGGAATTAATGCCGCCGAACTGTCGTGAAGACCAACGCCTACCTGAATGGAGTTACCGTTCACAGTCACCAGACGGGCCGAGTCAGACGGGACAATTGGCGCCAGACGGGTATCGAGTTTTTCTTTACCAACCCAGGAATGGTAGACCTGCCGGTCGAAATCCCAGAGCATGGTATGACACCCAATACTGGTCAGATCCGAAACTGGCCATTGGCTGATTAAATAGCTGGCATATTGCGGCAAATGCAGCGCGTAGCCCAGGCGATTGAACAAGTCGGGCTGCTCGTATTTAAATCGGTACAACTGAAGCCCGGAATTTAAACTGCTTAGCGAGGGTGAGGCCGTTTGTCGGGTAATCTCTGATTCAGGCCCGTACTTACGAAAAAACTGCTGGAGTAGTGTCGGGGGGTAAGCTTTCAGGTAATTATACAGCGGACACAGCGGTTTTCCGGCCGGATCAATCAAAACCAGACTAGCGCCATACGTTGAGAAATTAACCGCCTGAACGGAAAAATCAGGCAAGGCCAGCACCTCCGTCAGCGACAATGTTATCCAGTTGGTTAGCTGGTCAAGATCCTCACAGGCGTCTCCATCGTTGTCTGTAATCTCGACAAACTGTTCCGATTTTTCCCACACAATTCGATAATATTCATCAAAGAGGAACAGCTTTTTATTGGTCTTCCCAATATCGAAGACGGCAATAGCGGGAGTCTGTTTCATGTAGTAATGAGTGAAAGAATGAAAGAGCGAAAGAGTGGTAACGCGTGCGTATGCACCAAACCGGCAGACCGCTCTTTCGCTCTTGATTTACAGTCCCGTGGTTACAGTTTTGGCACCCCGCTCGCCAATAAGTTGCTGGCGGACATTTAACTGCCGATACAAACCCAGCGGATTTAAGGAAGCACCAGCCCGACGACGGGCTTCGGCAACCAGAGGCCGAACGTCGGTCCGGAAGGCGTCCTGCAAAATCTCCTGTGCCCGTACCGGATCGTTGGCCTCCCGGGCATCTTCCAGCGCTTCGCGGTCGACTATAAGCGCCTGTGCATAAGCAATTTGTATAGCTTCTACCGACTGAAGCAAGTCTTCGAGGGGATCTTTTACGTTGTGACTCGCATCGATCATCCAGCCAAGGTCAGTTGCATGGTTCATCCCGCGGGCGTCCAGCCCATCGACCAGTTCGGTGAAAATCAGGAATAACTGGTACGGTTTGATACTGCCTGCTGTCAGATCATCATCGCCATATTTGGAGTCGTTGAAATGGAAGCCCCCAAGCTTACCCTGGTGTAATAAAATCGCAACGATCTGTTCGATGTTGGCATTGGGCAAATGGTGGCCTAAGTCAACAAGGGTATAGGCTTTGGGGCCGAGTTTGTTGGCATACAGGAAGCTGCTGCCCCAATCGCCAACGGTCATTGAATAAAAATTAGGCTCGAAAGCCTTGTACTCCACAAACAGCTTCCAGTCATTGGGCAAAGCCGCGTAGATCTCTTCGAGACTCGACAGTGTCCGGTCAAATGCTTTGCGGAAGTTAAGCTGACCCGGAAAGCAGGATCCATCCGACAGCCAGACGGTCAGCGCATCGGAGCCCAACGCCACGCCATGCCGGATCACCTCAATATTATGCTCGATAGCCTGCCGACGCACAGCCGGATCGGTATGTTGTAAGGAGCCAAATTTGTAACTCTGCTGCGCATCGAGCTGATCCTGAAACGTATTGGAGTTCACAGCATCGAACCGCAATCCGTGCTGAGCCGCCAATTGCCTGATCGCGTTGGGATCGGTCGGGATATCCCAGGGGATGTGCAGGGAAATTGCGCCACTGGCGCGGTTCAGCGCATGGAGAAGGCCTACATCGGCGATTTTTTCTTCCAGACTACGGGGTTCTCCCCCACCCGGAAACCGCCCAAAACGGGTGCCGCCTGTTCCCAGCGCCCAACTCGGAATAGCAATCTGGAAATCAATTAGTTTCTGAATAACCGGCTCTGCCTTAGCCACCTCCTGTGTCCAGTAGGATAGTTTCCGTTGATGGCCTTCCAACTGCGTTTGGTTATACTCAGCAATAGATTCAGGGTCGAGTTTCATTAGGTTTAGGATTTATGTATCCGTTTTACAGGATTTGCGTCATATCTCTATTATCAGCCCACACATTTATGTGTGGGTTCACAAAACCAACTAGTCACCACTTGACAACCGTTTTAACGGTTTACCTGCAACCAATGAGCCATTCAAAATCTAAAATCTGGGTCCACGCCGTGATTTCAACGAAAGGCCGCCAACCCCTTATTCAACCTATTATTCGCCCAACCGTACATTCAGAATTACGCAATCAACTTATCGCCATGAACTGCTGTGTTGACTGCATCGGCGGTGTGGCCGATCATGTTCATCTTCTGTTTTTGCTCAATCCACAGAAGTCTATTGCCGATGTGGTTAAGCAAATTAAAGGGGGCAGTTCGCATGCATTTAATCAGACGAATTTAACCGCAGCGCATTTTGCCTGGCAAATCGGTTATGGTGCATTTTCAGTTAGTGAATCGCATGTAAAACGCGTCAGAGCCTACATTTTAAGTCAGAAGGAACACCACCGTAACGTGACATTTATGGATGAGTACCACCGATTTATGATTCACTATGGGTTACCAGATGATGCTATAGGGTAGCCCGGAAAACCGTTGAAACGGTTAAAAAATGTGGGCTATTCGATTGTCCAAACCCACAAATTTATTTGTGGGTTGATAAAACAAGTTTACGGTTTGTGGTTGCTGGCGCCAGCGCTCTTGACGCGCCAGCAACCACAATCCGTAAACCACAAACCTATTTTACCGAACAAAGGCCATGGCGACACCTCCATCGACATTCAGGACGTTACCGGTCGATTTAGCCAGCAATCCGTTTACGAACGCCAGGCACGCATTGGCGATGTCGTCGGGCAAAATGACTTCGTTCAACAGGGTGCGCTTGGCATAGTAGGCAGGCAATTCGTCTACGGTCACCCCGTAGGCTTTGGCACGGCCTTCGGCCCAAGCACCAGCCCAGATTTTGGAATCGGAGATAACAGCGTCGGGATTCACGACATTTACCCGGATGTGATCTTTGCCTAACTCGGCCGCATTCAGTCGGCTGAGGTGTAATTGAGCCGCTTTGGCTGACCCATATCCCGCGTTGTTGGGACCCGATACGAGAGCGTTTTTACTGACAATATTGATCACGTCCCCGCCCAGTTTTTGCTTGCGCATAACGGCTACAGCCTGTTGGGTAACCAGAAACTGACCTTTTACCAGCACGTCATACAGCAAATCCCAATCGCTTTCAGTATGCTCTTCAAGGGGCTTGGAAATACTCAGACCAGCGCAGTTAACGACAATGTCGACCCCGCCGAAGGCCAGGGCAGCGGCACTGTAGGCGTTCGCGATCGTTTCGGAGTTAGTTACATCTAACTGAACTGCCGTGTAGGCATCCTTTCCGTATTGATCCTTAAACTCCTCATTAGCAGAGGCCAGCCGATCGGCGTCGTTGTCGTTGATGATAACGACGGCTCCTTCGGCCAGAAACGTTTTCGCGATGGCTTTACCGATGCCTCCGGCACTACCCGTAATGAGCGCCACTTTCCCCGACAGCGGTTTTGGCTTTGGCATCCGCTGTAGTTTAGCTTCTTCCAGCAGCCAGTATTCAATATCAAAAGCCTCCTGCTCGGGCAAACCAACATAGTCCGAGACGGCTTCGGCCCCCTTCATGACATTGATGGCATTAGTATAAAATTCAGCCGCCACGCGGGCCGTTTGCTTGTCTTTAGCAAAGGTGAACATGCCCACGGCTGGCCACAGAATTACCACCGGATTCGGGTCGCGGATGGCGGGGCTATTATCGTGCTTGTTGCGCTCGTAGTAGGCGGCATAATCGTCGCGGTAGTCGGCAAAGGCTTTTTCCAGATAAGCGTCACTATCAGCCGACGATAATTGGATTGGGTCCAGAACCAGCGGACGAATTTTCGTGCGCAGAAAGTGGTCAGGACAACTGGTTCCCAGGCGGGCCAGACGGGACAAATCCGTTGAATTCACAAACTCCAGTACGCGCTCGTCGTCGGTGAAGTGGCCCACCATCCGCCGATGCCCCGACGCCAGTCCACGTAGGACAGGCATTAACGAGGCTGCCTGTTTTTTACGCGTATCCGCATCGGTATTCTCGCGGGCAGGCCCACCAAATACAGCGCGTTTCTTGCCATAATTAGCGGCCAGGTATTCGGACGCCTGTTCAATCACCTCCAGTGTATTGATATACGATTCATAGGATGTATCTCCCCAGGTAAACAACCCGTGTCCGCCCAGAATCACTCCACGCAGATTTGGGTTATTCCGAACGGTTTCTTCCAGTTTCAGGCCCAGGTCGAAACCGGGCCGCTGCCAGGGTAGCCAGGCCAGCTGGTCCCCCCAGATCTGGTGCATAATGGCTTCACCATCCCGGCTGGCCGCAATCGCAATGAGTGCATCGGGGTGCAGGTGGTCAATATGTTTGAAGGGCAATAACCCGTGTAACGGCGTATCGATCGAAGGAGCCGCGCACTTCGGATCGAAGAGACAATGATCGAAGAGACCAACCATTTCGTCTTCGAAAGCCAGCCCACGGTAGCGGTTTTTCAACGCATGCAAGCGCTCGACGTAGAGATTGGCACATCCTTTTTTAGTCAGTGTACCAATGTCCCCACCGGATCCTTTAACCCACATTACTTCTACTGGCTCACCCGTCAAAGGATTAGTTTCCATTAGTTTAACCGACGTATTCCCTCCGGCGTAATTCGTTAAGCGCAGGTCGGCTCCGAGCAGATTGGAACGGTATATAAACAGGGCGACTTCGTCACCAGCCAGTTCTGCCGCCTTTTTGTCATCCCAGAGGTAGCTCACATAGTTGAACGCTTGCGTCGTATTCATAAATATTTAGTAAGTAGTATCTTCAGAAATCGTGTTTTAGACAAAGTAAGCTTTTTCCCTTTTCTCCTGCTTCATGTACTCTCCTGTTAGTCTTATTAAAAAATAAGGTTCTTTTTAAGAGCTCGATTTACTTGACAAAACAGGTGAGCACAGGAAAGCTTTTGACGATGCACAGCATAAATTTGAAAAAACGTAGATAAAGTGGCTGTATTCCTAGGTGTCTTTTTTCATGCGCTGGGTGGTTTTGCCTCCGGCAGTTTTTACATACCGTATCAGAAAGTTCGTGGGTGGGCCTGGGAAAGCTACTGGTTCGTCGGTGGTTTATTTTCCTGGTTAGCCGCTCCCCTCTTGCTAGGCTCGCTAACGGTAACGAACTTATTTGGCGTACTGGGACAGATACCCCGCGAAACAATCCTATGGACTTATTTCTGGGGGGTTCTGTGGGGTTTTGGTGGCTTAACCTTTGGCTTGGCCATGCGTTATTTAGGCTTATCGCTCGGGATGGCCGTAACGCTGGGGCTTTGCGCTGTTTTCGGAACGCTGGTGCCACCCATCTGGCAAGGCCAGTTTGGGCAGTTGATCGGCACAACGTCCGGTCAGGTTATCATCCTTGGGCTGGGCGTATGTGTATTGGGTATCTCGATTTGCGGCATTGCCGGTATGATGAAAGAACGCTCTCTATCGGATGAACAAAAAAAAGCCGTCATCGCCGAATTCGATATTCGGAAAGGATTGCTGGTCGCTGTTTTCTCGGGTATTATGAGTGCCTGCTTTTCGTTTGGGCTTACAGCCGGCCAACCGATTGCCGATCTGGCGGTCAAAAACGGGACGGATCCTTTGTATATGAACAATGCCGCCTTGGTGATCATTCTGCTGGGCGGCCTAACAACAAATGCTATCTGGACGATCTACCTGAACATCCGCAACCGTACGTATACCGACTACGGTAACATATCCACGCCTATTGTCAAGAATATTATTTTCTGCGCCATGGCGGGCTTTACCTGGTATTTCCAGTTCTTCTTTTACGGCATGGGCGATAGCAAAATGGGCGAATACCGATTCTCGGGCTGGACGCTCCACATGGCGTTTATCATTGCCTTCAGTAGTTTCTGGGGGCTCTACCTGCACGAATGGCGCGGTGCCAACAAACCTACCATGCGCACCAT
It encodes:
- a CDS encoding (2Fe-2S)-binding protein, with product MNPAVELYPPDQRTPSLPPIHSVKLRVNGKVTELQIAPWTTLLDALREYMDLTGTKKGCDHGQCGACTILVNGKRINSCLTLAIMQEDTEITTIEGLAPQDGSSAGQLHPLQQAFIERDAFQCGYCTPGQICSAVGLMNEGKARTTADIRELMSGNICRCGAYTNIVDAIEDVLNQKTV
- a CDS encoding YihY/virulence factor BrkB family protein is translated as MKSKSLKTFFSDLWIVIRDAFNGFLDDRCLKLSAALAYYTVFALAPLLVLIISVVSIFLGQEAIQGQIFSQINGLVGNEAAKQIQDMIKNVGLSGKTNTALAIGIITLVVGATSIFVEIQDSVNMIWRVKAKPKRGWLKILKDRLLSSSLVVSLGFLLLVSLIINGLVLAMSNIITRYIPSIGYLLITALNFLISTSVVTALFGIIFKVLPDAKIAWKDVRWGALFTALLFMLGRYLIGLYIETTSTSSAYGAAGSLIVILTWIYYTAAILYFGAEFTQAYANHFGIKIEPADYAVYVEQTERERDVAALPTKK
- a CDS encoding sialidase family protein; this translates as MTRSLSLVILCLFSLDLFAQPANPAILRSELIYEQPPTPECHASTIAETPNALVAAWFGGEYERHPNVGIWVSSRTGTAWSTPVEVATGAQPDGKRLPCWNPVLFQAPKGELILFYKVGPSPSTWWGLLKRSKDGGRTWSEAERLPEGIVGPIKNKPVLLASGVLLCPSSSEDHNWRVHFEQTSDWGKTWQKTAPINEGVTDGAIQPSILFHPNGQLQALCRSQKVGFILETWSKDGGKSWSPLQKTTLLNPNSGTDAVTLKDGRQVLVYNPVGNKEGHGGARTPLDVAISDDGKTWKTLAVLENEPGEFSYPAVIQTADGLIHVTYTWKRKRIKHVVLDPKRA
- a CDS encoding VOC family protein; amino-acid sequence: MIPSFDLKETAHFFEDVLAFRRARHDETYSILHKNNLTVHVQRAGAEIGEQSFYLEVDDIDLLWEFIKYNVASLRVKEPFDQAYGMREAHIIIPSTKTLLFIGQLIKNKLHT
- the rhaM gene encoding L-rhamnose mutarotase; protein product: MEEIAFTMKLKPGVAAEYQRRHDAIWPELTAALKEAGIRDYSIYLDHATGTLFAVQKRLPNHTTEALPGLPVMQRWWAYMADLMETNPDNSPVAVSLTRVFHQD
- a CDS encoding FGGY-family carbohydrate kinase → MKQTPAIAVFDIGKTNKKLFLFDEYYRIVWEKSEQFVEITDNDGDACEDLDQLTNWITLSLTEVLALPDFSVQAVNFSTYGASLVLIDPAGKPLCPLYNYLKAYPPTLLQQFFRKYGPESEITRQTASPSLSSLNSGLQLYRFKYEQPDLFNRLGYALHLPQYASYLISQWPVSDLTSIGCHTMLWDFDRQVYHSWVGKEKLDTRLAPIVPSDSARLVTVNGNSIQVGVGLHDSSAALIPYLASFQEPFVLISTGTWCVSMNPFNSSPLTPEELQYDCLNYMHYKGQPVKSARLFAGYEHEHQVKRLADHFQVPIDAYVRVAYDPDLVEQLRQHVSQVTTEEDAKGKQLLSMQGSLFGQRDLADFATYEEAYHQLMLDIVAQQLISTNLVLADTSNNRVNVKRLFVDGGFGKNPIYMNLLAKAFPDIDVYAASVAQASALGAALAIHSYWNAQPLPSDCVDLKKYTTSVIA
- a CDS encoding TIM barrel protein; its protein translation is MKLDPESIAEYNQTQLEGHQRKLSYWTQEVAKAEPVIQKLIDFQIAIPSWALGTGGTRFGRFPGGGEPRSLEEKIADVGLLHALNRASGAISLHIPWDIPTDPNAIRQLAAQHGLRFDAVNSNTFQDQLDAQQSYKFGSLQHTDPAVRRQAIEHNIEVIRHGVALGSDALTVWLSDGSCFPGQLNFRKAFDRTLSSLEEIYAALPNDWKLFVEYKAFEPNFYSMTVGDWGSSFLYANKLGPKAYTLVDLGHHLPNANIEQIVAILLHQGKLGGFHFNDSKYGDDDLTAGSIKPYQLFLIFTELVDGLDARGMNHATDLGWMIDASHNVKDPLEDLLQSVEAIQIAYAQALIVDREALEDAREANDPVRAQEILQDAFRTDVRPLVAEARRRAGASLNPLGLYRQLNVRQQLIGERGAKTVTTGL
- the tnpA gene encoding IS200/IS605 family transposase, with the translated sequence MSHSKSKIWVHAVISTKGRQPLIQPIIRPTVHSELRNQLIAMNCCVDCIGGVADHVHLLFLLNPQKSIADVVKQIKGGSSHAFNQTNLTAAHFAWQIGYGAFSVSESHVKRVRAYILSQKEHHRNVTFMDEYHRFMIHYGLPDDAIG
- a CDS encoding bifunctional rhamnulose-1-phosphate aldolase/short-chain dehydrogenase; protein product: MNTTQAFNYVSYLWDDKKAAELAGDEVALFIYRSNLLGADLRLTNYAGGNTSVKLMETNPLTGEPVEVMWVKGSGGDIGTLTKKGCANLYVERLHALKNRYRGLAFEDEMVGLFDHCLFDPKCAAPSIDTPLHGLLPFKHIDHLHPDALIAIAASRDGEAIMHQIWGDQLAWLPWQRPGFDLGLKLEETVRNNPNLRGVILGGHGLFTWGDTSYESYINTLEVIEQASEYLAANYGKKRAVFGGPARENTDADTRKKQAASLMPVLRGLASGHRRMVGHFTDDERVLEFVNSTDLSRLARLGTSCPDHFLRTKIRPLVLDPIQLSSADSDAYLEKAFADYRDDYAAYYERNKHDNSPAIRDPNPVVILWPAVGMFTFAKDKQTARVAAEFYTNAINVMKGAEAVSDYVGLPEQEAFDIEYWLLEEAKLQRMPKPKPLSGKVALITGSAGGIGKAIAKTFLAEGAVVIINDNDADRLASANEEFKDQYGKDAYTAVQLDVTNSETIANAYSAAALAFGGVDIVVNCAGLSISKPLEEHTESDWDLLYDVLVKGQFLVTQQAVAVMRKQKLGGDVINIVSKNALVSGPNNAGYGSAKAAQLHLSRLNAAELGKDHIRVNVVNPDAVISDSKIWAGAWAEGRAKAYGVTVDELPAYYAKRTLLNEVILPDDIANACLAFVNGLLAKSTGNVLNVDGGVAMAFVR
- the rhaT gene encoding L-rhamnose/proton symporter RhaT, which codes for MAVFLGVFFHALGGFASGSFYIPYQKVRGWAWESYWFVGGLFSWLAAPLLLGSLTVTNLFGVLGQIPRETILWTYFWGVLWGFGGLTFGLAMRYLGLSLGMAVTLGLCAVFGTLVPPIWQGQFGQLIGTTSGQVIILGLGVCVLGISICGIAGMMKERSLSDEQKKAVIAEFDIRKGLLVAVFSGIMSACFSFGLTAGQPIADLAVKNGTDPLYMNNAALVIILLGGLTTNAIWTIYLNIRNRTYTDYGNISTPIVKNIIFCAMAGFTWYFQFFFYGMGDSKMGEYRFSGWTLHMAFIIAFSSFWGLYLHEWRGANKPTMRTITLGITLVVLSTVVVGIGNYLAE